The following coding sequences are from one Parambassis ranga unplaced genomic scaffold, fParRan2.1 scaffold_22_arrow_ctg1, whole genome shotgun sequence window:
- the LOC114430297 gene encoding mitochondrial ubiquitin ligase activator of nfkb 1-A-like: MALRVARIALRTGHPEEMAKFCLGFSLTEALCVGAGLAVSGLCYYMYRKKKKTADELDNASHINIDGNLKDTLEVTPGARLQYAVVEGVVEPVGEPLRSQCHEDIVGVVHKVEVTEPRLGLSSLYSALFKSHDKPVLHKQVTSVPFVLRGSDGTAVQVHCPLKASGLNMEMLYKRFLQVSHGFSVLGWYFSGVKSYSQLETEEMLESVGTRVTGVGQLTLDPDGTLNLRPPSDGSKYFLSMADYDTLRKQYSAATKAWKRFAVIFALAGAAALYTRKASLDSVTTKGGNPVEDGENNQENICHLPLSAM, from the exons ATGGCCCTGCgggtcgcaag gattGCTCTTAGGACAGGGCATCCAGAGGAAATGGCGAAATTCTGTCTCGGTTTTTCACTGACAGAGGCACTGTGTGTTGGGGCCGGCTTGGCTGTTTCAGGCCTTTGCTACTATATgtatagaaagaagaagaagacagcagatgagcttgat AATGCCTCCCACATCAACATAGATGGAAACCTTAAAGACACTTTGGAGGTTACACCAGGAGCACGTCTGCAGTATGCTGTTGTTGAAG GTGTTGTGGAGCCTGTAGGCGAGCCACTGAGGAGTCAGTGTCATGAAGACATTGTTGGTGTGGTGCACAAAGTGGAAGTCACAGAGCCCAGGCTGGGATTGAGCAGCCTTTACTCTGCTCTTTTCAAGAGTCATGATAAGCCAGTCTTGCACAAACAAGTGACATCGGTGCCCTTCGTATTAAGGGGTTCGGATGGGACTGCAGTCCAAGTCCATTGTCCACTGAAGgcctctggactgaacatggagatGTTGTACAAGAGGTTTCTCCAGGTCAGCCATGGATTCAGTGTTCTTGGATGGTATTTCAGCGGGGTGAAGTCCTACAGTCAACTGGAGACCGAGGAAATGCTAGAGTCA GTGGGCACACGTGTTACTGGTGTAGGCCAGCTGACGCTGGACCCAGATGGCACCCTGAATCTTAGACCCCCTTCTGATGGATCTAAGTACTTTCTGAGCATGGCAGACTATGACACTTTACGAAAACAATACAGCGCTGCGACCAAAGCGTGGAAGCGTTTTGCTGTTATATTTGCTTTAGCCGGTGCAGCGGCACTCTACACACGGAAAGCTTCGCTAGACAGCGTGACAACGAAAGGAGGGAATCCTGTTGAAGATGGGGAAAATAATCAGGAGAACATCTGtcatctgcctctctcagcCATGTAA